CTTCTGAACCTCTCATCGACCTTGTTGTATATCACAAACCCGTCCATTCCCACCCTCTCTTTTAGCTCCCTTCTCAGAAACTCGCTCACACACACCGCACTGTCGGCGTTTTTGATACTCATGTCCTCAAGTGCGCACATGAGCCGGTGATACACCCTCTCAAGGGAGCTCAGGGCGAATATTCCCTGATACGCCTGTCCATGGTTATAAAACACATACCTTACCCCATGCAGCTTTTTGGCAATGTACCCCACATAGGTCATGGGATACTGGTGGGCGATTATTACATCAAACCCCTTGAGCCTCGATGCCCACACCAGCACCCTTGGGTCAAGCACGAAGAGCACGCGATACACCCTGTTTATAAGGAGATTTCTTGGCGCCCTCAACCTCAATAGTGCAACGCCTTTTGGTGGGCTCATATCAGCCTCGAGGGTGAAGATGGATACATGGTGTCCTGCACCCGATAGCTCCTCGGACTGCTGCTCCACTACCTTGCCAACTCCGTCGAACCTCGAAAATGTTGGCAGGAGGATTGCTATCCTGCACTTTTTACAGCCAACTATTTCCTCTACGAACTCCGTAATGCTGCTCTTTATCGCCGAAGCTCCACACATCTGAATACACGCCCTCACCCACTGACTTCCTCATACACCTCTACATACCTCTTCGCAATCCGCTCCCACGAAAACTCCTCCTCGGCGAGCCTTCGGCTGTTTTTACCCATTCTTTTTCTTTCTTCCTCGTTCTCAATTAAATACTCTATCCTCTCCGCGAGCTGCTCTTCATTCGCAGGCTCTACCAGAAAGCCGTTCCATCCATCCCGTATCTGCATGGGTATCCCCCCTACTCTCGTGCCCACGAGGGGCTTTCCAGATGCCATCGCTTCGGTGAGCACCATGCCAAAGCCTTCCTCGAGGGATGGCAGAACGAACACATCGCACACCGCATACAGCCCTTTAAGCATCTTAGGATGAAGGAACCCCATGAACCTCACATTAATCCTCTTCCTCTCGACATAGTCTTTTATCTTGGATGAGTAGCTCACGTCCGCCCTGTCGTTTCCAGCTATCACAAGCTGTACCTTCTCATCTCCAATGAGGTGTAGGGCCTTCACAAGGTACTCCACACCCTTTCTTGGTGTTAGTGTCCCCACGAACAACACCACAAAGTCATCGAACCCATAGCTATTTTTTATCCCCTCATTATCAGTAAAGTCAAACCAATGTAGGTTTACACCATTGGGTATTGCTTCTAAGCTCTCTTTTTTAATTCCCTTCTCGACAATCTTACTCATTATAGACTCATTTAAAAGAACGCTCTTTTTAACTCTCCTCATCAAATACAAATCGGGCGAGAAAGCCCTTGTCACTAATGGGGGCTTAAGAAATCTGCTTAGTCCTAAGCGATACTCATCTGCATGGACAGTGTACACCATCCTCTTTCCCAGCGAGCCATCCAGTGCCAAAAGCACGTTGGCGGCAAAGGGCAGATGCACGTGCACCACATCGAACCCATCGAGGTACCTTCTCGCCTTAAGGGCAAACAGCGCCCTATCCACGACGAGCCTTAACACACCAAGGGGGCTCTTCATCATGGTGTACACGGGGACGGCGTTGGACACGTTCGGACACACGTTCAGGTCAAACCTCTCAAAGAGCACGCCATCCCTCTCCTCATGATGGTCGAGTCCCCTCCAGCGCCTCTCCAGCACCACCACCTCGTGCCCCAGTCGTGCAGTGTGCCGTGCAAGCTCGTACACCACCGTGGGCACAGAGCCCTCCCCAGCGAGCACGCGCTCGTGCCCGTCATACAGGTGGAGAATCCTCATGCAATCTCCCCATAGTAGCGCTCGAGCTGTGTGGTAATGGCTTCCCAGTCGTACCTCTTGGCGCTCTCCACGCACAGCCCAGCCAGCTCCCCTCCTCTCTCCATACCCTCCAATATCTTCTGTGCCATGCTCTCTGGGGAGAGCTCACACAGAAGTCCACACGCTATATCGCATGCAGCGTTTAGTTTGTGCTTCACCGTGACTACTGGCAGACCGCACGCATTTGCCTCAAGTGCAACAATTCCAAACCCCTCCCTCGTGGAGGGCAGCACGAACACGCGGGAGGACTTCATGTGCGCTATCACCTCGTCGTGGCTATCCAGCGTTCCCATGAACCTCACGTTGCCAGAAATCCCAAGCCCTCGTGCGAGTGCCTCGAGCCTCTTCCTCTCTGGCCCATCACCCACTATGAGGCACACGACATTAGGCATATACTTCTTGAGGATGTGCACCGCCCCGAGCAGCACATCGACATTTTTATCCCTTATTAGCCTTCCAGCGAAAATGATGTCTGATGCACTCTCGGAGGGGGCTATCCTCCTGATATGCTCGAGCTCTATGCCGTTGGGTATTACCTCCACACCCCTCACGCCAACCTCGTGCAGGTCATCTCTGGTCCTGTGCGATACTGCGATGTTGTGTGAAGTGAGCCTTGCCGTAAGCAGCTCTGCCCATTTTCCGAATATGCCCCTCCATCCCAAGTAGCGCATCCAGTATTCCTTCCACACCTCGTGCCACGTGATTACGAGGGGAGCGCCTCCGATGGCAGAGCGCACCTTGGCAGAAAAGCACGAGAAGTACGGAAACTCCTGACAGTCTATCACGTCGAACTCACCCTTGAGCCCCGTCAGGGTGCTCATTCCAAACAGCACCCCCTCGGATATCGAGCGCCTGCCATTTACGTACAGCTCCCTCGGTGCGCCAACGCCATGCAGATGGATGCCGTCCAGCTCCCTATCTCTTTCCCCACCCCACCACCTCAAGCCAAACCAGTGTACATCGTGTCCCCTCTTGGCGAGCCTCCTTCCAATCTCGTACACTCTTTTCTCAGCTCCTCCCTTCACCCACGGGTACACGGCATCGTACACGAAGGCGATTCTCACTTCCCCTCCCCCAGCATGCTCAAAAAGAACGAGAAGAAGAACGTCTGCGCGCCTATCACGAGCAGCGTGAAGGCGAGCACATCGTGCTTCAGAACAGGAAGATATGTAAAACCACTGCCCACCCACTGCACGACGAGATATGCAGTGTACACAAAGCCCAGAAGAAAGATGGCAGCCCCCACCGCTGCCCCTCGTTCGAGGGGGGCGTGCTCGATGATGAAGTGTGTGATGCGGTCGTAGTCGAGCACGCCCCTGCCATGCCCGTACACCGCTGAGAACAGCCCGAGGGACACGAGCTGGTAGCCCAGTATCGCGAGCAGGGAGGCTGCAAACATCGAGTGTATGCCAAGATGGACTCCTCCCACCCACACATCGAAGACGCTCATCAGCAGCACCACCACCATGCCGAGCGTGAACATCACGAGCCCCGGAAGGTAGTACAGGTGCTTTGGAGTGTGCAGCAGCATGAACTTCAGGTGCCTCCACCCATCTGAAAACGAGTTCAGCTTGGAGTCCCCCATGCGCCTTCGATACGTGATGGGCACCTCCTCTATCCTGAGCCCCCTTCTCACTGCCTCCATCACCATCTCGGAGGCGAACTCCATGCCAGAGGAGCGAAGGCGCATTCTCTGGAGCGCCTCAGAGGAGAACGCCCGAAAGCCGCTGTGGGCATCGCTCACGCCCGCCTTGAAGAACACGTTCAAAAACCACGTGAGGATGGGGTTTCCTATGTGACGGTGCAGCCACGGCATCGCCCCCTTCTCCATGGTGCCCCTGAACCTGCTGCCAATCACCATGTCCGCACCGTTCTTCAGGGGCTCCAAGAGCCTTGGAAGCTCGGAGAAGTCGTACGTGCCATCGGCATCGCCCATCACGATGTATCTTCCACGGGCGCTGGCAAAGCCCACCCTGTATGCATAGCCATAGCCCAGCCTGTCTGGCTTTACCACTCTCGCCCCAAGGGAGCGGGCGATGCTTGGTGTGTCATCGGTGGAGCTGTCCGCCACGATAATCTCGCCGTCAATGCCCTCTCGCTCGAACACCTGCTGAATGGTGCGTATGCACTCCCCTATGCCCTCCCGCTCGTTCCTCGTGGGAAGGACCACCGACACCTCTGGCATCCTAGCATCATCTATACATCTTCCTAATTTAAGTTATGCCATCGCGTGTGGCAACCAGCAGCATTCGCCCTATCTTGGACATCAGAAGAGTATACTTGAGCCTTCTTGGCACTGCCAGCGGATAGCATCTTAGTAGCTCAATCCTCATGCCGCTTTCGGCAAAAAGGCTTTTTATCTGCTGGGGTGTTAAAAATGACACAATCACCTTTCTGTTCCACCCAAACCATCTGATGCTGATGTTGAGAAATGAGAAGAGAAGCGAGATATAGAAGAGCGCAGAGGCGAAAAACTCGTGCTCGTTGTATTGTTCAAGCAGGACGATGTATCCTCCTTTCCTAACGACCCTTTTAAACTCCCTAATGGCATCTCCCGCCTTTTTCTTTGACCTTCCTCTCGTCATCCCCACAAGGTGATGCAGGAGGTTCTTGGCAATCAGAAAATCGAAGGTGCCATCCTTAAACGGCAGATGGCAGGCATCGCCGCCAACCAGATTTATGTGCTCATTTACCTGCTGCCTGTAGGCATGTGCAACGAGCTCGCAGTTATAGAGGTTGGATATGCCCGCGTGAGATGCAACCAAGTCGAGCATGTACCCGCTGCCCCCCCCCCACCTCCAAGACCTTTGATGCTTGGCTGCACCTGTGCTTGATGAAGTCCAAGATGATGGGGTCTTGCTCTGGATGGACATAGCCACTTCTTGCAGCATAATCGTCACTTTCAGTAAAGTGCTCCATCGTCCTTTTTTGTGCAAAGTCTGCCATGAGCCTCACCGTAGGACTTTATGGAACACATTCTGCACGACCCTTTTTAATTTTTGCCACCACGTCCAGAAAGGCTTTTGTGCACACGAGCCACACGGCATAGAAGCGCATAAAACTCTTCAGCCCCCCTCACCCTGTCAATCCCTCCATAGAGAGCAATCTTTGTCTTCTCTTCATTCCACCCCAAATCTTCGATTGCTTATAGAGCCAGAAATCCAGCTCATCCTCATTTCTCTGCATAATACTTATTTTCAAGAATTTCCTCCTCAAATACCATGGTATCTCATTGAATATCACGATATCGTATATTTATCACTAACAGAAAACAGATGATTGAGGAAAGAAGACCGAAAATCATAAGGATGTCTCCCATTATAAGGGAATGTGAGAAAAGAGGGACAGATTATTTTAGGGTGGCACCACTCCCATGCACAGGTGTTCTTCGATGGGTGGTGGTAGCATGCACAAAGAAGTCGGTGTTTACGGTTCACGTTTGTTTTGATTGAGTGCGTAAACTACCCCTCGCTCACGCAAGGGGCTCTGTGAGGAGTTCTTTACGAGCCTTAAAGAGAGGGGTCCCCACGGGCTGGCTCACGCAGCCACTGCCTTATCCGGACTCACGGCTGAATCAAACCGACAGGGATATAAATGATAACTCAAATTATCATAACGGCGGTTATCATGAAGTTCGTTGACAGAGTGGAGGAGCTGAAGGCTCTGGGAGAAAGGCTGGACAGCGACATATTCGAGCTTATCGTGATCTACGGTAAGAGGAGAGTTGGCAAAACCCGCCTAGTCCTTGAGGCGGTAAAGGAGAGAGAACACGTATATTACTTAGCGGTGGAAGGGGACAACCTCAGGCACTTCAAGCGATTGGCTTCGAAACTCGTCCCGGAAATTTCCTACGCTCAGGAAGACTGGGAAGCCTATTTCAACTTTCTGAAGGGTAAGGTTGTCGTAATAGATGAGTTCCCCAACCTCATTAAGGAGGACCAAAAAGTCGTGTCGCTCTTCCAGCGTGCAGTCGATCTGATTCTCGGTAATACAGGCACGAAGCTCATACTGCTTGGTTCGTCGATCTCCATGATGAGCGACAGGGTTCTGAGTTACAAAAGCCCGCTTTACGGAAGGTTTGCATCGATGAAGCTAAGGCCATTGAAGTTCTTCCACCTCAGGGAGTTCTTCCCCAACCTCCAGTGGGAGGAGCTCGTCGAGATATATGGATTCGCAGATGGAATCCCTTATCACCTCGAAAAAGTTAAACCGCCCTTCTGGAAGTGGCTCGAAGGAGAGCTGAAGAGGCCCGATACTTTCCTGAAAGATGAGCTCGACTTCCTGATAAAGTACGAGTTCAGCGATGTGACAACGTACAAGAAGATTCTCGAAGCAGTGGCTCTCGGCAAAAACACGCCGAAAGAGATCAGAGAACACCTGAAAGCAAAACATTCGGACATCACACAGTATCTGAAAAATCTGATGGAAACTGAATTCCTTGTGAAGAGAGTTCCCGTAACTGAGAATGCAAGCTCGAAGAAGGGGAGATACTTTATCGGAGATAACTTCGTAGCATTCTGGTTCCGCTACATATATCCGAACCTTTCAGCCATCGAGGAAGGTATTTTCGATCTCGGAGAAATTAAGAAGGACTGCGCGAACTACCTGGGCATGGTTTTCGAGGGTATTGCGAGGCAGTTCCTCATTGAGCTCAACAGGCGTGAAAGGCTTCCCTTCAAATTCTCCAAGATCGGAGGATGGTGGCATAAGGGTGAGGAGGTAGATCTGCTGGCGTTAAACGAGCGTGAGAAGAAGGCTCTGTTGGTGGAGGTCAAGTGGAGAGAGCTGAGCGAAAGAGATATCGACAGAATTCTCGGAGACCTCGGGAGGAAAGCTGAGCTCATTGGGCTCGAAGGTTATGAGAAGTATTATGGCATAGTTGCAAGGAGAGTTTCTGAGAAAGATGAGCTCATTTGGGACTTGAAAGACTTTCAGGAGGTTGACGACCATCGTCAATCATGATCATCCTCGATGACTTCTATTTCCTCGCTGATTTGCTTGAAGTCGCTGTCAAGTGTTAAAAAATGATTGCAGTTGTTTTCAATTGCGGTTGCTATATGTACCAAATCCCGCGGAGGAAGTTTGTACTTCTTGATCAAGCTGTCCATAATTTTTGTTTTCGGATGAGGTAAGATTTCAATATTGAGTAAGGAGTACAGGTCTTTGACACTCTCATAGAGGATTAGATAATCTTCGTGCCTGTTCTTTATAAGCTTACAGCGCTACGACCTCTGTTCCCGTAAATCCTTTCGGCACTTAAAGCTGTAGAAACATAAAGAACTTCACATAGAGATATTACCGACGTAACCCTCTTTTTTCCAGCTATAATGGATTTAATAGCCAGTCTTCTTGTACTGCTTCCGAGTAGAAGATCCACCAAAATACCGGAATCCAGGTAGACTACACCCATGCTTCACCCAGTATTTCAATAATTTTTTCCCTGGATGCTTCACCGGCTATGTTCTTAACTCTGTTTGATATCTCGTCGATTTCACCAAATTCTTCAACCAATACCGTCAGTTTTATCCCTTCGGGTAGGTCTACTTTTTTTATGGGTTTAAAAACACCATTCTCATAAACAACTTCAATCGCCTTCACATTTACCACCACATCTATTCCTTCGTTTGAGAAGTATTTAAATCTGTTCGGATTAGCCCCACAACCTCCTCCCCAGCCTCACCAAATGGATCCTCCCAGCCGTTCTCCCTGTCAAGTATCACTCGCACTCCTTCCAGTATCCTCTCCGGTCTTGTTCCAGCCAGAACATTTGAACCCACCTCCAACGTCTCCGGCCTCTCTGTGTTATCTCTCAAAGCCTGCACACCTCCTGAGTTGGTTAAAGCCAGTCTTGCATTGGCTTCCAGCTCCAAAAACTCAAGAAAACCTAAAGGTTCGCAACCTTCCTTGCATCTGAATCGTCTGTTAGAACTTTCATGTTGCGGTTCTTTGCGATAGTTAAGCAAGATGCCTCTTCCTTTCCCAGTTTTACCCTCAAAGCGTTGTAGAGCTCAAGTTCATCTTCCCTTACCTCTACCACTTCAAAATCAAGAGTTACGTCAGGTAAAACTCCTCTCCTAACGCCTACTCTAAACTCCTCCAAAACCTGCTCTGTTACGTATACTTTCTCAAAAGCCCCTTTAAGCAGGTCTACCCTATTCACCTTTGCAAAGTTCGAAAGAACAGTATTATCGACTAAAACCATTTGATTGCCCCTACCTCAGCCATCACGTCCTCTTTACTCAAAGTCCTTATCGGAATTCCCCCATACCATTTCACGCCTATACTCGCCGTGTCCCGACGAGGGAGCAATCCACTCTCATTTTTATATGACAAGCATCTACTTAAACTTTGAGGGGAATTCCTCCCACCACTAAATGTGGTGGGCTTCCTGCCCAGTTTCATCGTGAATGCAAAAGCTGGTCTTATGGGATACTCAGTTCTGAATGTATATCGTTTACACTGCATAAACAAAAAGTTTATAATCCATAAACACAAGTATACAGTATGCTTGTTGAGCTGTTTAAAAGTGAAGAGCGCCTGAGGATCCTTTATTATTCTCTTTATCAGAGAGATTTCACTGTAACGCAAGTTTCAAGAGAGACCGGTGTGACAAAGGGTTTAGTTTCAAGATATCTGAATAAGTTAACCGAGTTTGGGTTGCTCGTTAAGCATGGTAGGGTCTATCGATTCGGGGATTCAGCTATGATAAGGGTAATTAAGCTGCTGCTCAATCTAAATAAAATAGATGAGGATTCATTGAAACGTGATTGGATTAAGGGTTTCGGACTATTCGGAAGCTGGGCTAAAGGTACAAATACAGATGAGAGCGATTTGGACGTCTGGATTAAGACCGAAACTTACCCTTCTGAGTTCGAGCTCGGTAAACTGCAGAAAAAGCTGAGAGAGATGGTTGGAACCGAAGTAAATCTTGTTGTTTTAACACATCAAAAAATTAAAGAGTTAAAGGAGAAAGATAGGCCCTTCTATAATTCCATAGTAAATGATTCGATAGTGCTCTGGGGGGAATCAATTGAATTATGAAGAATGCTTCAGGCGAGGCCTACTGCGTTATGTAGAGCCCTCAAAAGAAAAAAGTCAGGAATCGATAAAACGGGCGAAGGAATGGCTTAATGAAGCAATGATAAATTTTGAATCCGGTGCTTTTAGATCAGCTTTATTATCAACATACCTGGCTGTGTTTCACTCTGCAAGAGCAGTACTTTTCAGGGATGGTGTTAGGGAGAAAAGTCACTACTGTGTTGGTGTTTACCTTGAAAAGTACGTCAACCAGAATTTACTGGAGGAAAAATGGGTTGTGGTTTTTGACAGAATGAGAAGCACTCGCCATGAGGATCAATACACATTTCATGCTCCTACAAGTGAAGAAGTGAAATCCAGTATCGATACTGCCAGACAATTTATCAAGAGGATGGAGGAATTGTTAGAGATTGCTTCTGATGATTAAACTAAGCGTTGATTACTCTGTAATCAGCAGTAAGCAACTTGGTGAATGGATAGCCATCATTGGCACCCGTCATGAGATTATTAAGATGAGCCCTGTGATAAGGGAGTGTGAAAAGATGTGTAGATTATCATATATTGGAGCTACCTCAGCCTGAGTATAATCTGGATGCTGGATCTGGAACACATGCAGAACAGACTGGCTTATGATTGGTGTAGAAAAGGTCCTGATGAAAGGATGAGAGAGAAGCCAGATACTGGTTGAAAGTGGGCAAATATTTTAACCCTATCGGCGGGAAGTCCCCTTCGTAGGGAGATG
The sequence above is a segment of the Methermicoccus shengliensis DSM 18856 genome. Coding sequences within it:
- a CDS encoding HEPN domain-containing protein, with the protein product MNYEECFRRGLLRYVEPSKEKSQESIKRAKEWLNEAMINFESGAFRSALLSTYLAVFHSARAVLFRDGVREKSHYCVGVYLEKYVNQNLLEEKWVVVFDRMRSTRHEDQYTFHAPTSEEVKSSIDTARQFIKRMEELLEIASDD
- a CDS encoding UDP-N-acetylglucosamine 2-epimerase, coding for MELEANARLALTNSGGVQALRDNTERPETLEVGSNVLAGTRPERILEGVRVILDRENGWEDPFGEAGEEVVGLIRTDLNTSQTKE
- a CDS encoding methyltransferase domain-containing protein, translated to MLQEVAMSIQSKTPSSWTSSSTGAAKHQRSWRWGGGSGYMLDLVASHAGISNLYNCELVAHAYRQQVNEHINLVGGDACHLPFKDGTFDFLIAKNLLHHLVGMTRGRSKKKAGDAIREFKRVVRKGGYIVLLEQYNEHEFFASALFYISLLFSFLNISIRWFGWNRKVIVSFLTPQQIKSLFAESGMRIELLRCYPLAVPRRLKYTLLMSKIGRMLLVATRDGIT
- a CDS encoding nucleotidyltransferase domain-containing protein; the encoded protein is MLVELFKSEERLRILYYSLYQRDFTVTQVSRETGVTKGLVSRYLNKLTEFGLLVKHGRVYRFGDSAMIRVIKLLLNLNKIDEDSLKRDWIKGFGLFGSWAKGTNTDESDLDVWIKTETYPSEFELGKLQKKLREMVGTEVNLVVLTHQKIKELKEKDRPFYNSIVNDSIVLWGESIEL
- a CDS encoding antitoxin family protein; amino-acid sequence: MVVNVKAIEVVYENGVFKPIKKVDLPEGIKLTVLVEEFGEIDEISNRVKNIAGEASREKIIEILGEAWV
- a CDS encoding glycosyltransferase family 4 protein, producing MRILHLYDGHERVLAGEGSVPTVVYELARHTARLGHEVVVLERRWRGLDHHEERDGVLFERFDLNVCPNVSNAVPVYTMMKSPLGVLRLVVDRALFALKARRYLDGFDVVHVHLPFAANVLLALDGSLGKRMVYTVHADEYRLGLSRFLKPPLVTRAFSPDLYLMRRVKKSVLLNESIMSKIVEKGIKKESLEAIPNGVNLHWFDFTDNEGIKNSYGFDDFVVLFVGTLTPRKGVEYLVKALHLIGDEKVQLVIAGNDRADVSYSSKIKDYVERKRINVRFMGFLHPKMLKGLYAVCDVFVLPSLEEGFGMVLTEAMASGKPLVGTRVGGIPMQIRDGWNGFLVEPANEEQLAERIEYLIENEEERKRMGKNSRRLAEEEFSWERIAKRYVEVYEEVSG
- a CDS encoding glycosyltransferase family 2 protein, whose translation is MPEVSVVLPTRNEREGIGECIRTIQQVFEREGIDGEIIVADSSTDDTPSIARSLGARVVKPDRLGYGYAYRVGFASARGRYIVMGDADGTYDFSELPRLLEPLKNGADMVIGSRFRGTMEKGAMPWLHRHIGNPILTWFLNVFFKAGVSDAHSGFRAFSSEALQRMRLRSSGMEFASEMVMEAVRRGLRIEEVPITYRRRMGDSKLNSFSDGWRHLKFMLLHTPKHLYYLPGLVMFTLGMVVVLLMSVFDVWVGGVHLGIHSMFAASLLAILGYQLVSLGLFSAVYGHGRGVLDYDRITHFIIEHAPLERGAAVGAAIFLLGFVYTAYLVVQWVGSGFTYLPVLKHDVLAFTLLVIGAQTFFFSFFLSMLGEGK
- a CDS encoding PIN domain-containing protein, whose amino-acid sequence is MKNRHEDYLILYESVKDLYSLLNIEILPHPKTKIMDSLIKKYKLPPRDLVHIATAIENNCNHFLTLDSDFKQISEEIEVIEDDHD
- a CDS encoding ATP-binding protein, giving the protein MKFVDRVEELKALGERLDSDIFELIVIYGKRRVGKTRLVLEAVKEREHVYYLAVEGDNLRHFKRLASKLVPEISYAQEDWEAYFNFLKGKVVVIDEFPNLIKEDQKVVSLFQRAVDLILGNTGTKLILLGSSISMMSDRVLSYKSPLYGRFASMKLRPLKFFHLREFFPNLQWEELVEIYGFADGIPYHLEKVKPPFWKWLEGELKRPDTFLKDELDFLIKYEFSDVTTYKKILEAVALGKNTPKEIREHLKAKHSDITQYLKNLMETEFLVKRVPVTENASSKKGRYFIGDNFVAFWFRYIYPNLSAIEEGIFDLGEIKKDCANYLGMVFEGIARQFLIELNRRERLPFKFSKIGGWWHKGEEVDLLALNEREKKALLVEVKWRELSERDIDRILGDLGRKAELIGLEGYEKYYGIVARRVSEKDELIWDLKDFQEVDDHRQS
- a CDS encoding DNA-binding protein, with translation MVLVDNTVLSNFAKVNRVDLLKGAFEKVYVTEQVLEEFRVGVRRGVLPDVTLDFEVVEVREDELELYNALRVKLGKEEASCLTIAKNRNMKVLTDDSDARKVANL
- a CDS encoding PIN domain-containing protein produces the protein MGVVYLDSGILVDLLLGSSTRRLAIKSIIAGKKRVTSVISLCEVLYVSTALSAERIYGNRGRSAVSL
- a CDS encoding glycosyltransferase family 4 protein, whose translation is MRACIQMCGASAIKSSITEFVEEIVGCKKCRIAILLPTFSRFDGVGKVVEQQSEELSGAGHHVSIFTLEADMSPPKGVALLRLRAPRNLLINRVYRVLFVLDPRVLVWASRLKGFDVIIAHQYPMTYVGYIAKKLHGVRYVFYNHGQAYQGIFALSSLERVYHRLMCALEDMSIKNADSAVCVSEFLRRELKERVGMDGFVIYNKVDERFRRGLDGSSIRRRYGIGNDPLVLYVGRIVPHKGVHILIEAFRRVRREIPNAKLLIVGRHYYVEYSKRLRGMVDESVIFAEDVPDDELPLYYAACDVYATCSLWEGFNLPIAEAQACGKPVVAFRVGSHPEVVDGHGTLVEAGDVVQFSEACIRKLRGAR
- a CDS encoding glycosyltransferase family 4 protein; this translates as MRIAFVYDAVYPWVKGGAEKRVYEIGRRLAKRGHDVHWFGLRWWGGERDRELDGIHLHGVGAPRELYVNGRRSISEGVLFGMSTLTGLKGEFDVIDCQEFPYFSCFSAKVRSAIGGAPLVITWHEVWKEYWMRYLGWRGIFGKWAELLTARLTSHNIAVSHRTRDDLHEVGVRGVEVIPNGIELEHIRRIAPSESASDIIFAGRLIRDKNVDVLLGAVHILKKYMPNVVCLIVGDGPERKRLEALARGLGISGNVRFMGTLDSHDEVIAHMKSSRVFVLPSTREGFGIVALEANACGLPVVTVKHKLNAACDIACGLLCELSPESMAQKILEGMERGGELAGLCVESAKRYDWEAITTQLERYYGEIA